A genomic window from Gemmatimonadaceae bacterium includes:
- a CDS encoding NADH-quinone oxidoreductase subunit C, translating into MSKHSAPTFSIVHPGTPGDQPTTPTNIPHRGGAMNPSVDALRARFGTAIGRAEVVWGDTTVYVERSKVGEVAAWLQGDPDQSYEMLVDVTAVEYRDAVRPIEVVWHLRSLKFRRFLRLKAELPKDGKTPLAVPSVWPVWKGADWLERECYDMFGIRFEGHPDLRRILMWEQYKEGYPLRKDFPMRGRFSRSEQLKQALAANPEARYSMEELSIADAFEDLPRDMRQRLGGGEKTGE; encoded by the coding sequence GTGAGCAAGCACTCCGCCCCCACGTTCTCCATCGTGCACCCCGGCACGCCCGGGGACCAGCCGACGACGCCGACGAACATCCCGCACCGCGGCGGCGCGATGAACCCCAGCGTGGACGCGCTGCGCGCCCGTTTCGGCACGGCCATCGGCCGCGCCGAGGTCGTCTGGGGCGACACCACCGTGTATGTGGAGCGCAGCAAGGTCGGCGAGGTCGCCGCGTGGCTGCAGGGCGATCCCGACCAGAGCTACGAGATGCTGGTGGACGTGACCGCCGTCGAGTACCGCGATGCGGTGCGCCCGATCGAGGTTGTCTGGCACCTGCGCTCGCTGAAGTTCCGCCGCTTCCTGCGCCTCAAGGCCGAGCTCCCCAAGGACGGCAAGACGCCGTTGGCCGTGCCGAGCGTGTGGCCGGTGTGGAAGGGCGCCGATTGGTTGGAGCGCGAGTGCTACGACATGTTCGGCATCCGCTTCGAGGGTCATCCGGACCTGCGCCGCATCCTGATGTGGGAGCAGTACAAGGAAGGCTATCCGCTGCGGAAGGACTTCCCGATGCGCGGGCGCTTCTCGCGCTCCGAGCAGCTGAAGCAGGCGCTGGCGGCGAATCCCGAAGCGCGCTACTCGATGGAAGAGCTCTCGATCGCCGATGCCTTCGAAGACCTGCCGCGTGATATGCGCCAGCGACTCGGCGGCGGCGAGAAGACTGGGGAATAG
- a CDS encoding NAD(P)H-dependent oxidoreductase subunit E: protein MSHGPSAPSAAPHGHHAHEPYVPVFTPGSARKKELDDLMTRYPDKRACLLPGLWMIQQERGWISEDAMREIGEQLGCTAAYVKGVVTFYTMYHQHPVGQHFIQVCTTSPCLCAGADKVVEAFLEHTGCKELGLTSPDGKYTVIEVECLGACGFATPVQINEDYVENVTPEKVPEILGGLK, encoded by the coding sequence GTGAGCCACGGACCTTCGGCGCCCAGCGCCGCCCCCCACGGGCATCACGCGCACGAACCGTACGTGCCGGTCTTCACGCCGGGCTCGGCGCGCAAGAAGGAGCTCGACGACCTGATGACGCGCTATCCGGACAAGCGGGCCTGCCTGCTGCCGGGCCTCTGGATGATCCAGCAGGAGCGCGGCTGGATCAGCGAAGACGCGATGCGCGAGATCGGCGAGCAGCTCGGCTGCACCGCCGCGTACGTGAAGGGCGTCGTGACGTTCTACACGATGTACCACCAGCATCCGGTGGGGCAGCACTTCATCCAGGTCTGCACCACGTCGCCCTGCCTCTGCGCCGGCGCCGACAAGGTCGTGGAGGCCTTCCTCGAGCACACCGGCTGCAAGGAGCTCGGCCTCACGAGCCCCGACGGCAAGTACACGGTCATCGAGGTCGAGTGCCTCGGCGCCTGCGGCTTCGCCACGCCGGTGCAGATCAACGAGGATTACGTCGAAAACGTGACGCCCGAGAAGGTTCCGGAGATTCTCGGAGGCCTGAAGTGA
- the nuoD gene encoding NADH dehydrogenase (quinone) subunit D encodes MTPHAAVEPEFEGEHMLINIGPQHPATHGVLRLVLELDGETVVRCIPHVGYLHCGFEKIGEYRQYNQIIPWTDREDYLNSMGNNVAFALGAERLFGIEITERCRVLRVIAMELSRIISHLVWLGTTCIDIGAFTPFLWSFQERENVYNLLERWTGARLTTSGARVGGMIADVPEGWTDQLRHFIDTFPKTLDQVERMLNKNAIWVGRTVGLGVMTPQEALNYGLTGPMLRASGVAYDVRKDFPYLGYETYDFDVPVGTNGDVYDRFLVRQEELRQSLRILDQALKRLPDGPVDVDDPRVILPPKSKATSQMESMIHHFKLVMEGPRPPIGEVYMPIESPKGEKGYYFVSDGTAKPVRWRIRPPSYVNLSAIPKMVEGHLLSDVIAINASIDIVMGEIDR; translated from the coding sequence ATGACCCCGCACGCCGCCGTCGAACCGGAGTTCGAAGGCGAGCATATGCTCATCAACATCGGGCCGCAGCACCCGGCGACGCACGGGGTGCTGCGCCTGGTGCTCGAGCTCGACGGCGAGACCGTCGTCCGCTGCATCCCGCACGTCGGGTACCTGCACTGCGGCTTCGAGAAGATCGGGGAGTACCGCCAGTACAACCAGATCATCCCGTGGACCGACCGCGAGGACTACCTCAACTCGATGGGCAACAACGTCGCGTTCGCCTTGGGCGCGGAGCGGCTGTTCGGCATCGAGATCACCGAGCGCTGCCGTGTGCTGCGCGTGATCGCGATGGAGCTGTCGCGCATCATCTCGCACCTAGTGTGGCTGGGCACGACCTGCATCGACATCGGCGCGTTCACGCCGTTCCTGTGGAGCTTCCAGGAGCGCGAGAACGTCTACAACCTGCTCGAGCGCTGGACCGGTGCGCGCCTGACGACCAGCGGCGCGCGCGTGGGCGGGATGATCGCCGACGTGCCGGAGGGCTGGACGGACCAGTTGCGGCACTTCATCGACACCTTCCCCAAGACGCTCGACCAGGTCGAGCGGATGCTGAACAAGAACGCCATCTGGGTGGGCCGCACGGTGGGCCTGGGCGTGATGACGCCGCAGGAGGCGCTGAACTACGGCCTGACGGGGCCGATGCTGCGCGCCAGCGGCGTGGCCTACGACGTGCGCAAGGACTTCCCGTACCTCGGCTACGAGACCTACGATTTCGACGTGCCGGTGGGCACCAACGGCGACGTGTACGACCGCTTCCTCGTGCGGCAGGAAGAGCTGCGGCAGTCGCTGCGCATCCTCGACCAGGCGCTCAAGCGCCTGCCGGACGGCCCGGTGGACGTGGATGACCCGCGCGTCATCCTGCCGCCGAAGTCCAAGGCGACGAGCCAGATGGAATCGATGATCCATCACTTCAAGCTGGTGATGGAAGGCCCGCGGCCGCCGATCGGCGAGGTGTATATGCCGATCGAGAGCCCCAAGGGCGAGAAGGGCTACTACTTCGTGTCCGACGGCACGGCCAAGCCGGTGCGCTGGCGCATCCGCCCGCCCAGCTACGTGAACCTGTCGGCGATCCCGAAGATGGTCGAGGGCCACCTGCTCTCCGACGTCATCGCGATCAACGCTTCGATCGACATCGTGATGGGAGAGATTGACCGGTGA
- the nuoF gene encoding NADH-quinone oxidoreductase subunit NuoF codes for MGYPHKSHPRETPVLSKHFGNPEARKLETWKSFGGYKALQQALGMDPVAIQNVVKDSGLRGRGGAGFPTGLKWSFMKLGDGKPHYLACNADESEPGTFKDREIMRWTPHALIEGCAIGAYAIGAETAYIYVRGEFTEPIKRLEDALAEARAAGIIGKNAMGSGKTIDVWVHRGAGAYICGEETALMNSLEGKRGNPRIKPPFPAVSGLFGMPTTINNVETLAAVPHILNNGAEWYKAMCLSSPKSTGSKLFSVCGNVSKPGNYEVVMGFPFKEFLYDLCGGPLPGRKFKAIIPGGSSVPVINLEEAESVKMDYEGFLEVGTMLGSGGVIIFDDAQSMPLQLARLSRFYAHESCAQCTQCREGTAWMTKILERIVAGNGTFEDLDTIFDLAENMTGKTICVLSDSCAAPVTSGINRFRGEFEALIKGKRSSTVAVGAGR; via the coding sequence ATGGGTTACCCGCACAAGAGCCATCCCAGAGAGACTCCGGTCCTCTCCAAGCATTTCGGCAACCCCGAGGCCCGCAAGCTCGAGACCTGGAAGTCGTTCGGCGGCTACAAGGCGCTGCAGCAGGCCTTGGGGATGGATCCGGTCGCCATCCAGAACGTCGTGAAGGATTCCGGCCTGCGCGGTCGCGGTGGCGCCGGATTCCCGACCGGGCTCAAGTGGTCGTTTATGAAGCTCGGCGACGGCAAGCCGCATTATCTGGCCTGCAACGCCGACGAATCCGAGCCGGGCACGTTCAAGGACCGTGAGATTATGCGGTGGACGCCGCACGCGCTGATCGAGGGCTGCGCCATCGGCGCCTACGCCATCGGCGCCGAGACGGCCTACATCTACGTGCGCGGCGAGTTCACCGAACCCATCAAGCGGCTCGAGGATGCGCTCGCCGAGGCGCGGGCCGCCGGCATCATCGGCAAGAACGCGATGGGCAGCGGTAAGACGATCGACGTCTGGGTGCATCGCGGCGCCGGCGCGTACATCTGCGGCGAAGAGACCGCCCTGATGAACTCGCTCGAAGGCAAGCGCGGCAATCCGCGCATCAAGCCGCCGTTCCCGGCGGTGAGCGGCCTGTTCGGGATGCCGACGACGATCAACAACGTCGAGACGCTGGCCGCGGTGCCGCACATCCTCAACAACGGCGCCGAGTGGTACAAGGCGATGTGCCTGTCGTCGCCCAAGAGCACCGGCAGCAAGCTGTTCTCCGTCTGCGGCAATGTCAGCAAGCCGGGCAACTACGAAGTCGTGATGGGATTCCCGTTCAAGGAGTTCCTGTACGACCTCTGCGGCGGCCCCCTGCCGGGACGCAAGTTCAAGGCGATCATCCCCGGCGGTTCGTCGGTGCCGGTGATCAACCTCGAGGAAGCCGAGTCGGTGAAGATGGACTACGAGGGCTTCCTCGAAGTCGGCACGATGCTGGGTTCCGGCGGCGTGATCATCTTCGACGACGCGCAGTCGATGCCGCTGCAGCTGGCCCGCCTCTCGCGCTTCTACGCGCACGAGAGCTGCGCCCAATGCACGCAGTGCCGCGAAGGCACCGCGTGGATGACCAAGATCCTCGAGCGCATCGTGGCCGGCAACGGCACCTTCGAGGATCTCGACACGATCTTCGACCTGGCCGAGAATATGACCGGCAAGACGATCTGCGTGCTGTCGGATTCCTGCGCGGCTCCCGTGACCAGCGGCATCAATCGCTTCCGCGGCGAGTTCGAGGCGCTGATCAAGGGCAAGCGCTCGTCCACCGTCGCGGTGGGGGCGGGCCGATGA
- the ndhC gene encoding NADH-quinone oxidoreductase subunit A gives MERTYLPVLLLLGFVAANAVLILGISHYLTRHRPTPVKQEPYESGMPVLGDARERFSVKFYMVAMLFIVFDVETVLLVPWAAYYQQLSCKVPLANGVCAPEQVTFYGLGVMLVFLTVLVAGFIYEWKKGAMQWD, from the coding sequence ATGGAACGGACGTACCTTCCAGTCCTGCTCTTGCTCGGATTCGTCGCCGCCAACGCGGTGCTGATCCTGGGCATTTCGCACTACCTGACCCGCCATCGGCCGACGCCGGTGAAGCAGGAGCCGTACGAGTCGGGTATGCCGGTGCTCGGCGACGCCCGCGAGCGCTTCTCGGTGAAGTTCTATATGGTCGCGATGCTGTTCATCGTCTTCGACGTGGAGACGGTGCTGCTCGTGCCCTGGGCGGCCTACTACCAGCAACTCTCCTGCAAGGTGCCGCTGGCGAACGGCGTCTGCGCGCCTGAGCAGGTGACCTTCTATGGCCTCGGCGTGATGCTGGTCTTCCTGACCGTGCTGGTCGCCGGGTTCATCTATGAATGGAAGAAGGGAGCGATGCAATGGGATTGA
- the nuoH gene encoding NADH-quinone oxidoreductase subunit NuoH encodes MDQSQLPLGFWPFVVFTILKMLGIFTLYMVGVAYTTLAERKISAWIQDRHGPNRVGPWGLFQVLADGVKNIMKEETMPGGVNKPIFILAPAIAFVPALIAWAVIPFGAPIPTPWGAVDQVVADLPIGFLFTLGIASLGVYGIVLAGWASNNKYALLGGLRASAQMVSYEITMGMAVICVLLVSGNVSLNAIVAQQQGMGWNVMVLTVAGFLFLVSAFAETNRVPFDMPEAESELIAGYHSEYSAMKFSMFPISEYANMVTTSAMLVTLFFGGWDIPFTDWDSTGPYTVAKGVATFAMFAAKVIFFVFFYIWIRWTLPRFRYDQLMSLGWKVMLPIALVYLTVISAAMLALDKAGLGRGATFGYAMGALNLVCVVVLFLVLDRGRLVSPASARLSPDDVARLRRRAPARATLTPEEIR; translated from the coding sequence ATGGACCAGAGTCAGCTCCCCCTGGGCTTCTGGCCCTTCGTCGTCTTCACCATCCTGAAGATGCTCGGCATCTTCACGCTCTATATGGTCGGCGTGGCGTACACGACGCTGGCCGAGCGCAAGATCTCGGCGTGGATCCAGGACCGTCACGGTCCCAACCGCGTCGGGCCCTGGGGCCTGTTCCAGGTGCTGGCCGACGGCGTGAAGAACATTATGAAGGAAGAGACGATGCCGGGCGGCGTGAACAAGCCGATCTTCATCCTGGCACCAGCCATCGCCTTCGTGCCCGCGCTGATCGCGTGGGCGGTGATTCCCTTCGGCGCGCCGATCCCGACGCCCTGGGGCGCCGTGGACCAGGTAGTGGCGGACCTGCCGATCGGCTTCCTGTTCACGCTCGGCATCGCCTCGCTCGGCGTGTATGGCATCGTGCTCGCCGGCTGGGCCTCCAACAACAAGTACGCGCTGCTCGGCGGCCTCCGCGCCTCGGCGCAGATGGTGAGCTACGAGATCACGATGGGGATGGCCGTGATCTGCGTGCTGCTGGTCAGCGGCAACGTCTCGCTCAATGCCATCGTCGCGCAGCAGCAGGGAATGGGCTGGAACGTGATGGTGCTGACGGTGGCGGGCTTCCTCTTCCTCGTGTCGGCGTTCGCGGAGACCAACCGCGTGCCCTTCGATATGCCCGAGGCGGAGTCGGAACTCATCGCCGGCTACCACAGCGAATACAGCGCGATGAAGTTCTCGATGTTCCCGATCTCCGAGTACGCCAATATGGTCACGACCAGCGCGATGCTCGTGACGCTGTTCTTCGGCGGCTGGGACATCCCGTTCACGGATTGGGATTCGACCGGCCCGTACACCGTGGCCAAGGGCGTGGCCACGTTCGCGATGTTCGCCGCGAAGGTGATCTTCTTCGTCTTCTTCTACATCTGGATCCGCTGGACGCTGCCGCGCTTCCGCTACGACCAGCTGATGTCGCTGGGCTGGAAGGTGATGCTGCCGATCGCGCTGGTGTACCTGACTGTGATCTCGGCGGCGATGCTGGCGCTGGACAAGGCCGGCCTCGGCCGCGGCGCGACCTTCGGCTACGCGATGGGCGCGCTCAACCTCGTCTGCGTCGTGGTGCTGTTCCTGGTGCTCGACCGCGGACGCCTGGTGAGCCCGGCCAGCGCCCGCCTGAGCCCTGACGATGTGGCCCGCCTGCGCCGCCGCGCCCCCGCGCGCGCGACGCTGACCCCTGAGGAGATCCGCTGA
- a CDS encoding NADH-quinone oxidoreductase subunit B gives MGLTTRPDPSTAVSWNPQAQEGWITTRLDFLVNWGRANSLWPMPFGTACCAIEFMATAASHFDLARFGMERMSFSPRQSDVLICAGRVPFKLAPVIRRIYQQMHQPKWVISMGACASSGGMFDSYAVVQGIDTIIPVDVYVPGCPPRPEGLIYGIMMLQKKVMQERMSNAALRDELIVDPTSQLYIPPDRIDELSEPFGNSVHQTRSAP, from the coding sequence ATGGGATTGACGACGCGTCCTGACCCGTCCACGGCCGTCTCGTGGAATCCGCAGGCCCAGGAAGGGTGGATCACCACGCGCCTGGACTTCCTCGTGAACTGGGGCCGGGCCAACTCACTGTGGCCGATGCCCTTCGGGACGGCCTGCTGCGCGATCGAGTTTATGGCCACGGCGGCCTCGCACTTCGACCTCGCGCGCTTCGGGATGGAGCGGATGAGCTTCTCGCCCCGCCAGAGCGACGTGCTGATCTGCGCTGGGCGCGTGCCGTTCAAGCTGGCGCCGGTCATCCGCCGCATCTATCAACAGATGCACCAGCCCAAGTGGGTGATCTCGATGGGCGCCTGCGCCTCCTCGGGCGGAATGTTCGACTCCTACGCCGTGGTGCAGGGCATCGACACGATCATCCCGGTGGACGTGTACGTGCCGGGCTGCCCGCCGCGTCCGGAAGGCCTGATCTACGGCATTATGATGCTGCAGAAGAAGGTGATGCAGGAGCGGATGAGCAACGCGGCGCTGCGCGACGAGCTGATCGTCGACCCTACCTCGCAGCTGTACATCCCGCCCGACCGCATCGACGAGCTGTCCGAGCCCTTCGGCAACTCGGTGCACCAGACCCGGTCGGCGCCGTGA
- a CDS encoding NADH-quinone oxidoreductase subunit J has translation MNNEFLPLFYTFHFYLFGLIALVSAILFVTRKSPVAAALWLVNVMFCLAALYVMLDAQFIGAIQVLVYAGAIMVVFLFVVMLLNLGKPEDVSDIRGQLPRVTAGFVGLALLAEVMVLARGRFIPTLTLPVPPSVDTVEKPGGIIGPIADVLLKEQVLAFQLSAVLLLVAIVGAVVIGRKRS, from the coding sequence ATGAACAACGAGTTCCTCCCGCTCTTCTACACGTTCCACTTCTACCTCTTCGGGCTGATCGCGCTGGTCTCGGCGATTCTGTTCGTGACCCGCAAGAGCCCGGTGGCGGCGGCGCTGTGGCTGGTGAACGTGATGTTCTGCCTGGCCGCGCTCTACGTGATGCTCGACGCACAGTTCATCGGCGCCATCCAAGTGCTGGTGTACGCCGGCGCGATTATGGTCGTGTTCCTGTTCGTGGTGATGCTCCTGAACCTCGGCAAGCCCGAGGACGTCAGCGACATCCGCGGGCAGTTGCCGCGCGTGACGGCTGGCTTTGTGGGCCTGGCGCTCCTCGCCGAGGTGATGGTCCTGGCGCGTGGTCGCTTCATTCCGACGCTGACGCTGCCGGTGCCGCCGAGCGTGGACACGGTGGAGAAGCCGGGCGGTATCATCGGCCCGATTGCGGACGTGCTCCTCAAGGAGCAGGTCCTGGCCTTCCAACTCTCGGCGGTGCTGCTGCTTGTGGCCATCGTCGGCGCGGTCGTGATCGGCCGCAAGCGGAGCTGA
- the nuoK gene encoding NADH-quinone oxidoreductase subunit NuoK — translation MVAESLALSAALFTIGVIGVLTRRNAIILFMCVELMLNAVNLSLVALSTLYGAAGQVFVLFVITVAAAEAAVGLAIVIAIFRHRQSVHLDDINLLKG, via the coding sequence ATGGTCGCTGAATCCCTCGCGCTGTCGGCCGCGCTCTTCACGATCGGCGTCATCGGCGTGCTCACGCGCCGCAACGCCATCATCCTGTTTATGTGCGTCGAGCTGATGCTCAACGCCGTGAATCTCTCGCTGGTCGCGCTGAGCACGCTGTACGGCGCCGCCGGCCAGGTGTTCGTGCTCTTCGTCATCACCGTGGCGGCCGCCGAGGCGGCCGTGGGGCTCGCGATCGTCATCGCGATCTTCCGGCATCGCCAGTCGGTGCACCTCGATGACATCAACCTGCTGAAGGGCTGA
- a CDS encoding (2Fe-2S)-binding protein has product MSQTVNLTIEGRQISVPAGTSILEAAKAAGVLVPHYCYHPGLPVAGVCRMCLVEVEKMPKLAPSCATAVAEGQVVHVYSEKALEARKGVLELLLINHPLDCPICDQAGECELQDYTFQEGRADSRYHEPKRFNPVEDFGGDVLYVTNRCILCTRCVRFMEDVHQEPVLNVSERGDRAVIGKATDADLTQPWAANVIDLCPVGALVSKDFLNKARAWELDRTASVCTGCSQGCNSILETRDNVVVRMKPRSNEAVNHFYLCDEGRLGYRGFNRADRIEAPKIKLHDVLSPVDWEIAYAEAVKALSGKRAYVVASPTLSNEALFLLKQLVKKTGGQGVFRCATGPEAPLPGVSDLSLRADRAPNVQGAELLGFVRQDADVLAGLKDGDVLVLAGEELEGVDAAKAAKASAIVVIGTALPLHIPTPSVVLPIANAAEEEGTFTNLRGRVQRFLQAKAAPGLARPSWFALADLNNAIGVTNEHLLPGSVFAALAAAEPAYAGLSYETLGLMGAPVAGATTGAA; this is encoded by the coding sequence ATGAGCCAGACGGTGAACCTGACGATCGAGGGGCGCCAGATCAGCGTCCCGGCCGGCACGAGCATTCTCGAAGCGGCCAAGGCCGCCGGCGTGCTCGTCCCGCATTACTGCTACCACCCGGGTCTGCCGGTGGCCGGCGTCTGCCGGATGTGCCTCGTCGAAGTGGAGAAGATGCCGAAGCTGGCACCCTCCTGCGCGACGGCGGTGGCGGAAGGGCAGGTGGTGCACGTGTACTCCGAGAAGGCGCTCGAGGCGCGCAAGGGCGTGCTCGAGCTGCTGCTCATCAACCATCCGCTCGACTGCCCGATCTGCGACCAGGCCGGGGAGTGCGAGCTGCAGGACTACACCTTCCAGGAAGGCCGCGCCGACTCGCGATACCACGAGCCGAAGCGCTTCAACCCGGTCGAGGACTTCGGCGGCGACGTCCTGTACGTCACCAACCGCTGCATCCTCTGCACGCGCTGCGTCCGCTTTATGGAGGACGTGCACCAGGAGCCGGTGCTCAACGTCTCCGAGCGCGGGGACCGCGCCGTCATCGGCAAGGCGACGGACGCCGACCTCACGCAGCCCTGGGCAGCGAACGTGATCGACCTCTGCCCGGTCGGTGCACTGGTCTCAAAGGACTTCCTCAACAAGGCACGGGCCTGGGAGCTGGACCGCACGGCCTCCGTCTGCACGGGCTGCTCGCAGGGCTGCAACAGCATCCTCGAGACCCGCGACAACGTCGTCGTCCGGATGAAGCCGCGCTCCAACGAGGCGGTGAACCACTTCTACCTCTGCGACGAAGGTCGCCTCGGCTACCGCGGGTTCAACCGCGCAGACCGCATTGAGGCGCCGAAGATCAAGCTGCACGACGTGCTCTCGCCGGTGGACTGGGAGATCGCCTACGCCGAGGCCGTCAAGGCGCTCAGCGGCAAGCGCGCGTACGTCGTCGCCAGCCCGACGCTGAGCAACGAGGCGCTGTTCCTCCTGAAGCAGCTCGTCAAGAAGACGGGCGGGCAGGGCGTGTTCCGTTGCGCCACCGGCCCCGAGGCGCCGCTGCCGGGCGTGAGCGACCTCTCGCTGCGCGCTGACCGCGCGCCCAACGTGCAGGGCGCCGAGCTGCTCGGCTTCGTCCGTCAGGACGCAGACGTGCTCGCGGGCCTCAAGGACGGTGACGTGCTCGTGCTGGCCGGTGAGGAGCTCGAGGGCGTGGACGCGGCGAAGGCCGCCAAGGCCAGCGCCATCGTCGTGATCGGCACGGCGCTGCCGCTGCACATCCCGACGCCGTCGGTGGTGCTGCCGATCGCCAACGCGGCCGAGGAAGAAGGCACCTTCACCAACCTGCGCGGCCGCGTGCAGCGCTTCCTGCAGGCCAAGGCCGCACCGGGCCTCGCCCGGCCGAGCTGGTTCGCCCTGGCCGACCTCAACAACGCGATCGGCGTGACCAACGAACACCTGCTGCCGGGCAGCGTCTTTGCGGCGCTGGCGGCGGCCGAGCCGGCCTACGCCGGCCTGAGCTACGAGACGCTGGGCCTGATGGGAGCGCCGGTGGCCGGCGCCACGACAGGGGCGGCCTGA
- a CDS encoding NADH-quinone oxidoreductase subunit I, translating to MSYVRATLSGLGLTLKHLVNPHKVTVQYPDQRWDISPRWRGTHRMLTTEDGKAKCVACGLCPTVCPSNCIKLVPGEDEAGNRYPLVFEIDEFRCIFCGYCQEVCPEEAIHMGRHYENAEYSRDGFVYDLERLTAQTHPVSELWDPADPRGE from the coding sequence GTGAGCTATGTGCGCGCCACGCTCTCCGGCCTCGGCCTGACGCTCAAGCACCTCGTCAATCCGCATAAGGTGACGGTGCAGTATCCCGACCAGCGCTGGGACATCTCCCCGCGCTGGCGCGGCACGCACCGGATGCTCACGACCGAGGACGGCAAGGCCAAGTGCGTGGCCTGCGGCCTCTGCCCGACCGTCTGCCCGTCCAATTGCATCAAGCTCGTGCCCGGCGAGGACGAGGCGGGGAACCGCTACCCGCTGGTGTTCGAGATTGACGAGTTCCGCTGCATCTTCTGCGGCTACTGCCAGGAGGTCTGCCCGGAAGAGGCGATCCATATGGGCCGCCACTACGAGAACGCCGAGTACTCGCGCGACGGCTTCGTCTACGACCTCGAGCGCCTGACCGCGCAGACGCATCCGGTCAGCGAGCTCTGGGACCCCGCCGACCCGCGGGGGGAGTGA